In a single window of the Thiohalorhabdus sp. Cl-TMA genome:
- the dut gene encoding dUTP diphosphatase: protein MRHSPLPVQVMRLDHGADLPLPEYASAHASGADLLAAVDEPVTLQPGERTLVPSGIAVAVPEGYEAQVRPRSGLAAKQGVTVLNTPGTIDADYRGEIKVILINLGGEPVTLERGDRIAQLVVAPVTRVLWEPTEQLSDTERGDGGLGSTGVRPSS from the coding sequence ATGCGCCATTCCCCCCTTCCGGTCCAGGTGATGCGGCTGGACCACGGAGCCGACCTGCCCCTGCCTGAATACGCCTCCGCCCATGCCAGCGGCGCGGATCTGCTCGCTGCCGTGGACGAACCCGTCACGCTCCAGCCGGGAGAACGGACCCTGGTCCCCTCGGGGATCGCCGTGGCGGTACCCGAAGGCTATGAGGCGCAAGTCCGGCCACGGTCGGGACTGGCCGCCAAGCAGGGGGTAACGGTGCTCAATACGCCGGGGACCATCGACGCCGACTACCGGGGGGAAATCAAGGTCATCCTGATCAATCTGGGCGGGGAGCCGGTCACCCTGGAGCGCGGGGACCGCATCGCGCAGCTGGTGGTGGCCCCGGTGACCCGGGTCCTCTGGGAGCCTACCGAACAACTGTCGGACACCGAGCGCGGCGACGGCGGGCTCGGCTCCACCGGGGTGCGCCCGAGCTCCTGA
- a CDS encoding HPP family protein: MQGILSRKARPFRRLLVYVLKMRGTGHGPPRPPLAEIGWSWLGSFLGMALIAVLHARIMAQSDLTLLIGSFGASAVLVFGAIRSPLGQPRNLVGGHVLSAVVGVACFQLLGDMPQLAVPAAVATAIAVMHATRTLHPPGGATALIAVIGSERIHELGYLFALIPAGSGAVLMLVVGLLVNNLSRGRRYPQFWL; this comes from the coding sequence ATGCAGGGAATCCTCTCGCGGAAGGCGCGGCCCTTCCGGCGACTGCTCGTTTATGTCCTGAAAATGCGGGGCACCGGCCACGGCCCGCCCCGCCCGCCCCTGGCGGAGATCGGCTGGTCATGGCTGGGCTCCTTCCTCGGCATGGCCCTCATCGCCGTTCTGCACGCGCGGATCATGGCCCAAAGCGATCTGACGCTGCTGATCGGCTCCTTCGGGGCCTCGGCGGTGCTGGTTTTCGGCGCCATCCGCAGCCCCCTGGGCCAGCCCCGCAATCTGGTGGGCGGGCACGTGCTCTCGGCGGTGGTGGGCGTGGCCTGCTTCCAGCTGCTCGGCGACATGCCCCAGCTGGCGGTTCCGGCGGCGGTGGCAACAGCCATCGCGGTCATGCACGCCACCCGCACGCTGCACCCGCCGGGAGGCGCCACGGCGCTTATCGCGGTGATCGGCAGCGAGCGGATCCACGAGCTGGGCTACCTGTTCGCCCTGATCCCCGCCGGCTCGGGGGCGGTACTCATGCTGGTGGTTGGCCTGCTGGTGAACAACCTCTCCCGCGGCCGCCGGTACCCCCAGTTCTGGCTTTGA
- the coaBC gene encoding bifunctional phosphopantothenoylcysteine decarboxylase/phosphopantothenate--cysteine ligase CoaBC has translation MSDSPGQPGTDPLAGARILLGVSGSIAAYKAPELVRRLREAGAAVRVVLTEGGAHFVTPMALQAVSGEPVRTALLDPAEESAMDHIALARWADALLVAPASADTLARLAQGRADDLLGAIHLATTAPVLLAPAMNHRMWAHPATRRNSAQVQADGAALLGPGAGDQACGEEGPGRLLEPGELVAHLRLHLAPKPLADKRVVVTAGPTREPLDPVRFVSNHSSGKMGYALAGAAAELGAAVTLVSGPTELSAPTGVERIAVETAEEMLAAVRARIGGSDLFIGCAAVSDHRPEEVPTHKRKGKEPFALALTPNPDILAEVAGLDPGPLTLGFAAETHEVLAHGREKRAAKGVDWIAVNDVTEAGAGFGGDTNRVTLLGPEVEESLPFGTKREVARALLARLAPRLA, from the coding sequence ATGAGCGACTCCCCCGGACAGCCCGGCACCGACCCCCTCGCCGGCGCCCGCATCCTGCTGGGCGTCAGTGGCTCCATCGCCGCCTACAAGGCCCCGGAGCTGGTGCGTCGGCTGCGCGAGGCGGGGGCGGCGGTGCGCGTGGTGCTCACGGAAGGGGGCGCCCACTTCGTCACCCCCATGGCCCTGCAGGCGGTGAGCGGTGAACCGGTGCGCACGGCGCTTCTCGACCCGGCGGAGGAATCGGCCATGGACCATATCGCCCTGGCGCGCTGGGCAGACGCCCTGCTGGTGGCGCCGGCTTCGGCCGACACGCTTGCGCGCCTGGCCCAGGGACGGGCCGACGACTTGCTGGGGGCGATCCATCTGGCCACCACCGCGCCCGTGCTCCTCGCCCCGGCCATGAACCACCGCATGTGGGCCCACCCGGCCACCCGCCGTAATTCGGCCCAGGTGCAGGCCGACGGCGCCGCCCTGCTCGGCCCCGGGGCCGGAGACCAGGCATGTGGGGAGGAGGGGCCGGGGCGCCTGCTGGAGCCGGGCGAGCTGGTGGCACACCTGCGCCTCCACTTGGCCCCCAAGCCGCTGGCGGACAAGCGCGTGGTGGTCACCGCCGGCCCCACCCGCGAGCCCCTGGACCCGGTACGGTTCGTGAGCAACCACTCTTCCGGAAAGATGGGCTACGCCCTGGCCGGCGCCGCCGCCGAGCTCGGTGCGGCGGTTACCCTGGTGAGCGGCCCCACGGAGCTTTCCGCGCCGACGGGGGTGGAGCGCATTGCGGTGGAGACCGCGGAAGAGATGTTGGCCGCCGTGCGCGCCCGCATCGGCGGCAGCGACCTGTTCATCGGCTGCGCGGCCGTGAGCGACCACCGCCCCGAGGAGGTGCCGACGCACAAGCGCAAGGGCAAGGAGCCCTTCGCCTTGGCGCTCACCCCCAACCCCGACATCCTCGCCGAGGTGGCAGGCCTCGATCCGGGCCCCCTGACCCTGGGCTTCGCCGCCGAGACCCACGAGGTCCTGGCGCATGGCCGGGAGAAGCGGGCCGCCAAGGGGGTGGACTGGATCGCGGTGAACGACGTGACCGAAGCCGGGGCCGGCTTCGGAGGGGACACCAACCGCGTGACCCTGCTCGGCCCCGAGGTGGAGGAGTCCCTGCCCTTCGGCACCAAGCGCGAGGTGGCGCGCGCCCTCCTGGCCCGGCTGGCGCCCCGGCTCGCCTAG
- a CDS encoding TIGR00730 family Rossman fold protein: protein MERICVFAGSGAGHRPAYAEAADALGGLLAQRGMGLVYGGGHTGLMGVLADATLRAGGEVIGVIPEALRTLELAHERLPELEVVGSMHARKARMAELADAFIALPGGIGTLEELFEVFTWAQLGLHAKPCGLLNAAGFYDPLTHFLDETVTEGFLRPEQRALLEVAPDAAGLLEALENAHPPRAHRWIGPDQT from the coding sequence ATGGAACGGATCTGCGTTTTCGCCGGCTCCGGAGCCGGACATCGGCCCGCCTATGCGGAAGCAGCGGATGCCCTCGGCGGACTGCTGGCCCAGCGGGGCATGGGGCTGGTCTACGGAGGCGGACATACCGGCCTCATGGGTGTTCTGGCGGACGCGACGCTGCGCGCCGGCGGCGAGGTGATCGGGGTGATCCCCGAGGCGCTGCGCACCCTGGAGCTGGCCCATGAGCGTTTACCGGAGCTGGAAGTGGTGGGCTCCATGCACGCCCGCAAGGCGCGCATGGCGGAGCTCGCCGACGCCTTCATCGCGCTGCCCGGCGGAATCGGCACCCTGGAGGAGCTCTTCGAGGTCTTCACCTGGGCCCAGCTCGGCCTGCACGCCAAGCCCTGCGGGCTGCTCAACGCCGCCGGGTTCTACGATCCCCTGACCCACTTCCTCGACGAGACGGTCACCGAGGGATTCCTGCGGCCGGAGCAGCGGGCCCTTCTGGAGGTGGCCCCCGATGCCGCCGGCCTGCTGGAAGCCCTGGAAAACGCCCACCCGCCCCGCGCCCATCGCTGGATCGGTCCGGACCAGACCTGA
- a CDS encoding SLC13 family permease: protein MFPQRGRSVPSTPAARRLLLFAAAAAGTAVICALPTPGDLSVRGQYALATLFFAAFLWITAALPLAVTALSIPVLLTLLGVYSDIDPALAGFANHLIFLFIAGFMLANALQKYGIDRRIALRILAEMGTSPRLLVLAMMLATAVLSMWVSNTATTAMMVPIAVGILAQVVGRHAVRTDADPAAGFTNMQVAMLLGTAYGASIGGVATLIGTPPNTVVAAQLDKLLGYAIGFADWLLIGLPIAVITLPLAWYLLTFWLYPPEELDVAEARAEAERSLADEGPLGPRGRRVAWIFAATAGLWVLGGLDFLTAGWLPESAQTTLFGGEGATLLGTTHGHQGMLYYVVVGLAAIPALVLADTMEWDDLAAIDWGTILLFGGGICLADAFARTGATAWVADTFFQALTGTPIVLIVGAVVLLVIFLTEVTSNTATATIIAPLLIGMGGLLAGTLDLSETGAAVFLAVAGGVAASFAFALPVATPPNAIAFGSGRLRQVHMMRAGLVLNLVMTLVLTALITLMFYHVWPGLLW from the coding sequence ATGTTCCCACAGAGGGGGAGGTCCGTGCCCAGCACCCCCGCCGCGCGCCGCCTGCTGCTATTCGCCGCTGCCGCGGCGGGAACCGCGGTAATCTGCGCCCTGCCCACGCCGGGCGACCTGTCCGTGCGCGGTCAGTACGCCCTGGCCACGCTGTTCTTCGCCGCATTCCTGTGGATCACCGCTGCCCTGCCTCTGGCGGTGACGGCCCTGTCCATCCCGGTGCTGCTCACGCTGCTGGGGGTGTACAGCGACATCGATCCGGCCCTGGCCGGCTTCGCCAACCACCTGATCTTCCTGTTCATAGCCGGATTCATGCTGGCCAACGCCCTGCAGAAGTACGGCATCGACCGCCGTATCGCCCTGCGCATCCTGGCGGAGATGGGCACCTCGCCCCGGCTGCTGGTGCTGGCGATGATGCTGGCCACCGCCGTCCTGTCCATGTGGGTGTCCAACACCGCCACCACCGCCATGATGGTGCCCATAGCCGTGGGAATTCTGGCTCAGGTGGTGGGGCGCCACGCCGTGCGGACGGACGCCGACCCCGCCGCGGGATTCACCAACATGCAGGTGGCCATGCTCCTGGGTACCGCCTACGGCGCCTCCATCGGCGGCGTGGCCACGCTCATCGGCACCCCGCCCAACACGGTGGTGGCCGCCCAGCTGGACAAGCTGCTGGGCTACGCCATCGGCTTCGCCGACTGGCTGCTGATCGGCCTGCCCATCGCCGTGATCACCCTGCCGCTGGCCTGGTACCTGCTTACCTTCTGGCTCTACCCACCGGAGGAGCTGGACGTGGCCGAAGCCCGCGCCGAGGCGGAGCGGAGTCTGGCCGACGAAGGGCCGCTGGGGCCGCGCGGCCGGCGGGTGGCCTGGATCTTCGCCGCCACGGCGGGCCTCTGGGTGCTCGGCGGCCTGGACTTCCTGACCGCGGGCTGGCTGCCGGAATCCGCCCAGACCACCCTGTTCGGCGGCGAGGGCGCCACCCTCCTCGGCACCACGCACGGCCACCAGGGGATGCTCTACTATGTGGTGGTCGGGCTGGCCGCCATCCCCGCCCTGGTCCTCGCGGACACCATGGAATGGGATGACCTGGCGGCCATCGACTGGGGCACCATTCTGCTGTTCGGCGGCGGCATCTGCCTCGCCGACGCCTTCGCCCGGACCGGGGCCACCGCCTGGGTGGCCGACACCTTCTTCCAGGCGCTCACGGGCACGCCCATCGTCCTCATCGTGGGGGCGGTGGTGCTGCTGGTGATCTTCCTCACGGAGGTCACCTCCAATACCGCCACCGCCACCATCATCGCGCCACTGCTGATCGGCATGGGCGGCCTGCTGGCGGGCACCCTGGACCTCTCCGAGACCGGCGCCGCGGTGTTCCTGGCGGTGGCGGGCGGCGTAGCGGCGAGCTTCGCCTTCGCCCTGCCGGTGGCGACCCCGCCCAACGCCATCGCCTTCGGCTCCGGCCGCCTCCGGCAGGTCCACATGATGCGGGCGGGACTGGTGCTGAACCTGGTGATGACCCTGGTACTTACGGCACTCATCACGCTTATGTTCTATCATGTCTGGCCCGGCCTGCTATGGTGA
- a CDS encoding class I SAM-dependent methyltransferase, translated as MLDPRQPDPERTKAFVGQVVSDLGAAFSGVMTNLGHKLGLYRALADAGTLTPGQLAARTGTRERYVREWLSNQAAGGYLDYDPATGTYSLPEEHAAVLAVEDSPVFMAAAFDVASALWHDEDLIAEAFRTGNGIGWHQHHPRLFDGTAAFFRTGYRAHLTDSWIPALEGVEDKLRRGARVADVGCGYGISTILMAQTYPASHFYGFDYHAPSIQVARRNAEEAGVHQRTFFEELDAGQLPNREYDLICFMDCLHDLGDPLGAARRAREALAENGTVMLVEPFAGDSVTDNTNPVGRLFYAASTGFCTPHSLSQEGAAGLGAQAGEQRLRALLAEAGLRHFRRAAETPFNLVLETRP; from the coding sequence ATGCTGGATCCCCGCCAGCCGGACCCCGAACGCACCAAGGCCTTCGTGGGTCAGGTGGTTTCCGACCTCGGCGCCGCCTTCTCCGGAGTAATGACCAACCTGGGCCACAAGCTGGGACTGTACCGGGCCCTGGCGGACGCCGGGACGCTCACGCCCGGGCAGCTCGCCGCCCGCACCGGAACCCGCGAGCGCTATGTCCGCGAATGGCTGAGCAACCAGGCCGCCGGGGGCTATCTGGACTACGATCCGGCCACCGGCACCTACAGCCTCCCCGAGGAGCACGCCGCGGTACTCGCCGTGGAGGACAGCCCGGTGTTCATGGCCGCCGCCTTCGACGTGGCCTCGGCGCTGTGGCACGACGAGGACCTGATCGCCGAGGCCTTCCGCACCGGCAACGGCATCGGCTGGCACCAGCACCATCCCCGTCTGTTCGACGGTACCGCGGCCTTCTTCCGTACGGGCTACCGGGCCCACCTCACCGACTCGTGGATACCCGCCCTGGAAGGCGTGGAGGACAAGCTGCGCCGGGGCGCCCGGGTGGCGGACGTAGGCTGCGGGTACGGCATCTCCACCATCCTCATGGCCCAGACCTATCCTGCCTCCCATTTCTACGGATTCGACTACCACGCCCCGAGCATCCAGGTGGCGCGCCGCAATGCCGAGGAAGCGGGCGTGCACCAGCGCACCTTCTTCGAAGAGCTGGATGCCGGCCAGCTGCCGAACCGGGAGTATGACCTGATCTGCTTCATGGACTGCCTGCACGACCTCGGCGATCCCCTCGGCGCCGCCCGCCGCGCCCGGGAGGCGCTGGCGGAGAACGGTACGGTCATGCTGGTGGAGCCTTTCGCCGGCGACTCGGTGACGGACAATACCAATCCCGTGGGCCGGCTGTTCTACGCCGCCTCCACGGGCTTCTGCACGCCGCACTCGCTTTCCCAGGAGGGGGCCGCGGGGCTTGGCGCCCAGGCGGGCGAGCAGCGGCTGCGGGCCTTGCTGGCGGAGGCGGGGCTCCGGCACTTCCGGCGCGCCGCCGAGACCCCCTTCAACCTGGTCCTGGAGACCCGGCCATGA
- the apbC gene encoding iron-sulfur cluster carrier protein ApbC yields the protein MATPTEEAIWEALRQVEDPDFEQDVVSLGFIQDLELKKNKVSFVFGPDTPLCPGRKEVAEKARAAVEGVEGVKKVEMNMEARIKSHQVQQGVQLMEGVKNVVAVASGKGGVGKSTTAVNLALGLAACGAKVGILDADIYGPSIPRMLGVSGKPTSKDGKTLEPKEAYGLKAMSIGFLIDEETPMVWRGPMVMQALEQLLGDTNWGELDYLVVDLPPGTGDTQLTLSQKVPLTGAVIVSTPQDIALLDARRGFQMFEKVGVPSLGIVENMSLFICPSCGEETDIFSHGGGQKFADDYGVEFLGSIPLDADIREQADTGHPTVVAGPDSRQAEIYRTIANAVAVEIAKQGEDHSHKFPNISIQAD from the coding sequence TCTGGGAAGCACTGCGGCAGGTGGAGGATCCTGATTTCGAGCAGGACGTGGTCTCCCTGGGCTTCATTCAGGATCTGGAGCTCAAGAAAAACAAGGTGAGCTTCGTCTTCGGCCCGGATACCCCGCTGTGTCCCGGGCGCAAGGAAGTGGCCGAGAAGGCCCGTGCCGCCGTGGAAGGCGTGGAAGGGGTCAAGAAGGTCGAGATGAACATGGAGGCCCGCATCAAGTCCCACCAGGTCCAGCAGGGCGTACAGCTCATGGAGGGGGTCAAGAACGTGGTGGCGGTGGCCTCCGGCAAGGGCGGCGTGGGCAAGTCCACCACCGCCGTGAACCTCGCTCTGGGCCTGGCCGCCTGCGGCGCCAAGGTGGGCATCCTCGACGCCGATATCTACGGACCGAGCATCCCGCGCATGCTGGGCGTCTCCGGCAAGCCCACCTCCAAGGACGGCAAGACCCTGGAGCCCAAGGAGGCCTATGGCCTCAAGGCCATGTCTATCGGCTTCCTCATCGACGAGGAGACGCCCATGGTCTGGCGCGGGCCCATGGTCATGCAGGCCCTGGAGCAGCTCCTGGGCGACACCAACTGGGGTGAGCTGGACTACCTGGTGGTGGACCTGCCGCCCGGCACTGGCGACACCCAGCTGACCCTCTCTCAGAAGGTGCCGCTCACCGGCGCCGTCATCGTCTCCACGCCGCAGGACATCGCCCTGCTGGACGCCCGGCGGGGCTTTCAGATGTTCGAGAAGGTGGGGGTGCCGAGCCTTGGCATCGTCGAGAACATGTCCCTGTTCATCTGCCCCAGCTGCGGCGAGGAGACCGACATCTTCTCCCACGGCGGCGGCCAGAAGTTCGCCGACGACTACGGCGTGGAGTTCCTGGGCTCGATTCCCCTGGACGCGGACATCCGGGAGCAGGCCGACACCGGCCATCCCACGGTGGTGGCGGGGCCCGATTCCCGGCAGGCGGAGATCTACCGCACCATCGCCAACGCGGTGGCGGTGGAGATCGCCAAGCAGGGCGAGGACCACAGCCACAAGTTCCCCAACATCTCCATCCAGGCCGACTAG
- a CDS encoding alpha/beta hydrolase family esterase has product MSIPPRGRRILLGLALLLACMGAAQAAREMVLEGPRPVRVLVPEDVSAPSRPLVVLLHGYGVNARKQDAYLRLSPLVDRRRFLLALPDGTVDRAGKRGWNAGRTFGNPYGHRADDAAYLAAVIRRLQARFSADPRRIFLVGHSNGGRMAYQLVCRHPGTAAALVSLAGAQLGDPSRQCPPGPALRVLQIHGTADAKAAYGGGRFQGRAHPSAEEAAAQWAAYDGCPPRPAPDGERLDLEVTVPGPDTTARTHARGCRPGGAVTLWSVEGGGHVPRLAPVGESTALARAIMDWLRVPRLR; this is encoded by the coding sequence ATGAGCATCCCGCCGCGGGGACGCCGGATCCTGTTGGGGCTCGCTCTGCTGCTGGCCTGTATGGGAGCCGCCCAGGCCGCCCGCGAAATGGTGCTGGAAGGCCCCCGACCCGTGCGGGTCCTGGTGCCCGAGGACGTTTCGGCGCCCTCCCGGCCGCTGGTGGTGCTGTTGCACGGCTACGGGGTGAACGCCCGCAAGCAGGACGCCTATCTCCGGCTCAGCCCCCTGGTGGACCGGCGCCGTTTCCTGCTCGCCCTGCCCGACGGCACCGTAGACCGTGCCGGAAAGCGGGGCTGGAACGCGGGTAGGACCTTCGGCAATCCTTACGGCCACCGGGCCGACGACGCCGCTTACCTCGCCGCGGTCATCCGGCGCCTTCAAGCGCGCTTTTCCGCCGATCCGCGGCGGATCTTTCTCGTCGGCCATTCCAACGGCGGCCGCATGGCCTACCAGCTGGTTTGCCGCCATCCGGGGACGGCCGCGGCCCTGGTCAGCCTCGCGGGAGCGCAGCTCGGCGATCCGTCGCGGCAGTGTCCCCCGGGCCCGGCCCTGCGGGTGCTGCAGATCCATGGTACCGCCGATGCCAAGGCCGCCTACGGGGGCGGCCGATTCCAGGGCCGTGCCCACCCCTCCGCGGAGGAGGCGGCCGCACAGTGGGCAGCCTACGACGGCTGTCCGCCGCGGCCCGCCCCCGACGGGGAGCGCCTGGACCTCGAAGTCACCGTACCCGGGCCGGATACCACCGCCCGGACCCATGCCCGGGGCTGTCGGCCGGGCGGCGCGGTCACCCTGTGGAGCGTGGAAGGCGGCGGTCATGTTCCGCGCCTCGCACCGGTCGGGGAAAGCACCGCCCTGGCCCGGGCCATCATGGACTGGCTGCGGGTGCCCCGGCTCCGCTAG
- a CDS encoding DEAD/DEAH box helicase, translating into MAIKKAHAQTPLDTLRSDLEGEDRFCRERAHYRYVPPRPATYGDLDLDPRIAEVLAARGMERVYAHQAEGVAAARRGEHVVAMTPTASGKSLIYNLPVLEAALADPEARALYVFPLKGLEQDQVGGLDALMEALDLHPEPGPRERTPVRGAEVYDGDTPGHRRTKIRQRLPTALFTNPDMLHLGLLPHHDKWAKLFANLRYVVVDEIHTYRGVFGSHAAQVFRRLRRVARHYGSEPQFIACSATIANPGELAESLLGVSCTAVTDSGAPSGGKHFYFVNPQASPYTTATDLFLRCLETGLKSIAFTRARRATELVYQWAAERGGALAERISPYRAGFLPGERRAIEQRLFSGELDGVISTSALELGVDIGELDACVLVGYPGSVASTWQRAGRVGRRGEDAVIFLVAGNDALDQYFMRHPETFFERSHEAVVVDPANPRLLGQHLPCAAAELPLGADDPVYIGDDPDGFRGALADLEAGGDLRREGAAWYSALPGPQRAVGIRSIGPAFRILDEAGKPLGDLDGDRVLREAFPGAVYLHRGRNHRILELNLEGRYAVARPEKVHYYTRALSDEDTEVREVRRRRRGNRLIPHWGDLRITRRVTGYERRRTNDGKRIGTHNLDLPPTTFDTEGLWLPVTGAAQSAVREAGGDLPGALHAAEHAIIKMLPLFALCDATDVGGVSYPLFPPLGGPAIFVYDGYEGGIGFSRRGFETLGDWLTATLHALRACPCQAGCPSCVQDPQCGNANEPLDKGGAVALLAHWLGSAPPDRSRGVS; encoded by the coding sequence ATGGCCATCAAGAAAGCCCACGCCCAAACCCCCCTGGATACCCTCCGATCCGACCTGGAGGGCGAGGACCGCTTTTGCCGGGAACGGGCCCACTATCGCTACGTCCCGCCGCGGCCCGCCACCTACGGCGACCTGGACCTGGACCCGCGCATCGCCGAGGTGCTGGCCGCCCGGGGCATGGAGCGGGTCTACGCCCATCAGGCCGAGGGCGTGGCGGCGGCGCGGCGCGGCGAGCACGTGGTGGCCATGACCCCCACCGCCTCGGGAAAGAGCCTCATCTACAACCTTCCCGTGCTGGAGGCGGCGCTGGCGGATCCCGAGGCCCGGGCGCTGTACGTTTTTCCCCTGAAGGGCCTGGAGCAGGACCAGGTGGGCGGCCTGGACGCCCTCATGGAAGCGCTCGACCTGCACCCCGAGCCGGGACCCCGCGAGCGGACGCCGGTACGGGGCGCCGAGGTCTACGACGGTGATACGCCGGGGCACCGCCGCACCAAGATCCGACAACGGCTCCCCACGGCCCTGTTCACCAACCCGGACATGCTCCACCTGGGCCTGCTGCCCCACCACGACAAGTGGGCGAAGCTCTTCGCCAACCTGCGCTACGTGGTAGTGGACGAGATCCATACCTACCGTGGCGTGTTCGGGAGCCATGCCGCCCAGGTCTTCCGGCGCCTGCGCCGAGTGGCACGCCACTACGGTTCGGAGCCGCAGTTCATCGCTTGCTCTGCCACCATCGCCAATCCCGGCGAGCTGGCGGAGAGCCTCCTGGGCGTGTCGTGCACCGCGGTAACCGATAGCGGCGCCCCGAGCGGCGGCAAGCACTTCTACTTCGTGAACCCCCAGGCCAGCCCCTACACCACCGCCACCGACCTGTTCCTGCGCTGCCTGGAGACGGGGCTCAAGTCCATCGCCTTCACCCGCGCCCGGCGTGCCACGGAGCTGGTCTACCAGTGGGCGGCGGAGCGCGGCGGCGCCCTGGCCGAGCGCATCAGCCCCTACCGGGCCGGCTTCCTCCCCGGCGAGCGCCGGGCCATCGAGCAGCGCCTGTTCTCCGGGGAGCTGGATGGCGTCATCTCCACCTCCGCCCTGGAGCTGGGCGTGGACATCGGCGAGCTGGATGCCTGCGTTCTGGTGGGCTATCCGGGCTCGGTGGCGAGCACCTGGCAGCGCGCCGGGCGGGTGGGTCGGCGCGGGGAGGATGCGGTGATTTTCCTGGTGGCCGGCAACGACGCCCTGGACCAGTACTTCATGCGCCACCCGGAGACGTTTTTTGAGCGCAGCCACGAGGCCGTGGTGGTGGACCCGGCGAATCCCCGCCTGCTCGGTCAGCATTTGCCCTGCGCCGCCGCCGAGCTGCCCCTGGGCGCCGACGACCCGGTCTACATCGGCGACGACCCCGACGGCTTCCGGGGGGCGCTGGCCGACCTGGAGGCCGGCGGCGACCTGCGCCGGGAGGGTGCGGCCTGGTATTCCGCCCTGCCCGGCCCGCAGCGGGCGGTGGGCATCCGGTCCATCGGTCCTGCCTTCCGCATCCTGGACGAGGCGGGCAAGCCCCTGGGCGACCTGGATGGCGACCGGGTGCTGCGCGAGGCCTTCCCCGGTGCCGTTTACCTGCACCGGGGCCGCAACCACCGCATCCTCGAGCTGAACCTGGAAGGGCGCTACGCCGTGGCGCGGCCGGAAAAGGTCCACTACTACACCCGCGCCTTGTCCGACGAGGATACCGAGGTCCGGGAAGTCCGGCGCCGCCGGCGTGGCAATCGGCTGATCCCGCATTGGGGCGACCTGCGCATCACGCGGCGGGTTACCGGCTACGAGCGCCGCCGCACCAATGACGGCAAGCGCATCGGCACCCACAATCTGGACCTGCCCCCCACCACTTTCGACACGGAGGGCCTGTGGCTGCCGGTGACGGGGGCGGCGCAGTCCGCCGTACGGGAAGCGGGCGGGGACCTGCCCGGGGCCCTGCACGCGGCCGAGCACGCCATCATCAAGATGCTGCCGCTGTTCGCCCTGTGTGACGCCACCGACGTGGGCGGCGTCAGCTACCCCCTCTTTCCGCCCCTGGGCGGTCCGGCGATCTTCGTCTACGACGGCTACGAGGGCGGCATCGGATTTTCGAGGCGCGGTTTCGAGACCCTTGGCGACTGGCTCACCGCCACCCTCCACGCCCTGCGTGCGTGCCCCTGCCAAGCAGGGTGTCCTTCCTGCGTGCAGGATCCCCAGTGCGGCAACGCCAACGAGCCCTTGGACAAGGGAGGTGCCGTGGCCCTGCTAGCCCATTGGCTGGGGAGTGCACCGCCGGATCGGTCTCGCGGAGTCAGCTGA
- the dcd gene encoding dCTP deaminase: protein MAIKSDRWIREMSHEHGMIEPFVDGQVKGNAETGEKVISYGLSSYGYDIRVADEFKVFTNVRNAMVDPKAFSEDSFVDFKGPECVIPPNSFALARTLEYLRIPRDVLTICIGKSTYARCGIIVNVTPLEPEWEGHVTLEFSNTTPLPAKIYANEGVAQILFLESDESCEVSYADRAGKYQGQWGVTLPRS from the coding sequence ATGGCCATCAAGTCCGATCGCTGGATCCGGGAGATGTCCCACGAGCACGGCATGATCGAGCCGTTCGTGGACGGGCAGGTGAAGGGCAACGCCGAGACCGGGGAGAAGGTGATCTCCTACGGGCTGTCCAGCTACGGCTACGACATCCGCGTGGCCGACGAATTCAAGGTATTCACCAATGTGCGCAACGCCATGGTGGACCCCAAGGCCTTCAGCGAGGACAGCTTCGTGGACTTCAAGGGCCCGGAGTGCGTCATCCCGCCCAACAGCTTCGCCCTCGCCCGCACCCTGGAGTACCTGCGCATTCCGCGCGACGTGCTCACCATCTGCATCGGCAAATCCACCTATGCCCGCTGCGGGATCATCGTCAATGTGACCCCGCTGGAGCCGGAGTGGGAGGGTCACGTCACCCTGGAGTTCTCCAACACCACGCCGCTGCCGGCCAAGATCTACGCCAACGAGGGCGTGGCGCAGATCCTGTTCCTGGAGTCGGACGAGTCCTGCGAGGTGTCCTACGCCGACCGCGCCGGCAAATACCAGGGCCAGTGGGGGGTGACCCTGCCCCGCTCCTAA